A genomic window from Scomber scombrus chromosome 18, fScoSco1.1, whole genome shotgun sequence includes:
- the LOC133998900 gene encoding transcription factor Sox-8 isoform X2 — MLKMTEEHDKCVSDQPCSPSGTNSSMSQDESDSDAPSSPTGSDGQVSLLRGLGKKLDSEDDDRFPACIRDAVSQVLKGYDWSLVPMPVRGNGSLKNKPHVKRPMNAFMVWAQAARRKLADQYPHLHNAELSKTLGKLWRLLSESEKRPFVDEAERLRVQHKKDHPDYKYQPRRRKNVKPGQSDSDSGAELAHHIYKAEPGMGGLAGMTDGHHHPEHAGQPHGPPTPPTTPKTDLHHGVKQNIDFSNVDISELSTDVISNMETFDVHEFDQYLPLNGHASAWSRKNTMSTSSPSTSEVGQHRLHIKTEQLSPSHYSEHSSAAASFSSSQCDYTDLQSSNYYNPYSGYPSSLYQYPYFHSSRRPYGSPILNSLSMAPAHSPTASSWDQPVYTTLSRP, encoded by the exons atgttaaaaatgacagAGGAGCATGACAAGTGTGTCAGCGACCAACCGTGCAGCCCATCGGGCACAAACAGCTCCATGTCTCAGGACGAGTCCGACTCCGATGCTCCGTCCTCACCTACAGGCTCCGACGGCCAAGTGTCTCTGCTCAGAGGTTTGGGCAAGAAGCTGGACTCCGAGGATGACGACCGGTTTCCAGCTTGCATACGGGACGCCGTCTCTCAGGTCCTTAAGGGATACGACTGGTCCTTGGTGCCTATGCCCGTAAGAGGAAACGGATCATTGAAGAATAAACCTCACGTCAAGAGACCCATGAATGCCTTCATGGTCTGGGCGCAAGCGGCCCGCAGGAAGCTGGCGGATCAGTATCCACACCTGCACAACGCCGAGCTGAGCAAGACGCTGGGGAAACTGTGGCG ttTGCTTTCAGAGAGTGAAAAGAGGCCATTTGTAGATGAAGCGGAGAGGCTTCGGGTTCAGCACAAGAAAGATCATCCAGACTACAAGTACCAGCCTCGGCGACGGAAGAATGTAAAGCCAGGCCAGAGTGACTCAGACTCAGGAGCAGAGCTGGCTCATCACATCTATAAAGCTGAACCAGGGATGGGAGGACTTGCAGGCATGACTGATGGACAccaccaccctgaacatgcaG GGCAGCCCCATGGTCCCCCAACACCTCCCACGACCCCCAAAACAGACCTGCACCATGGGGTGAA GCAAAACATTGACTTCAGCAACGTTGACATCTCTGAGCTCAGCACTGATGTCATCAGCAACATGGAGACCTTCGATGTGCATGAGTTTGACCAGTACCTCCCGCTTAATGGCCACGCCTCCG CGTGGAGCCGCAAGAACACCATGTCCACCTCTTCACCCTCCACCAGCGAGGTGGGCCAGCACCGGCTCCACATTAAAACTGAGCAACTGAGCCCCAGCCACTACAGCGAGCACT CCTCGGCCGCAGCCTCTTTCTCCAGCTCCCAGTGTGACTATACTGACCTCCAGAGCTCCAACTATTACAACCCTTACTCTGGCTACCCCTCTAGCCTCTACCAGTACCCTTACTTCCACTCATCCAGGCGGCCCTATGGCAGCCCGATTCTCAACAGCCTGTCCATGGCTCCTGCCCACAGCCCTACTGCTTCCAGCTGGGACCAGCCCGTCTACACCACACTGTCTAGACCTTAA
- the LOC133998900 gene encoding transcription factor Sox-8 isoform X1: MLKMTEEHDKCVSDQPCSPSGTNSSMSQDESDSDAPSSPTGSDGQVSLLRGLGKKLDSEDDDRFPACIRDAVSQVLKGYDWSLVPMPVRGNGSLKNKPHVKRPMNAFMVWAQAARRKLADQYPHLHNAELSKTLGKLWRLLSESEKRPFVDEAERLRVQHKKDHPDYKYQPRRRKNVKPGQSDSDSGAELAHHIYKAEPGMGGLAGMTDGHHHPEHAGQPHGPPTPPTTPKTDLHHGVKQDLKHEGRRLVDSSRQNIDFSNVDISELSTDVISNMETFDVHEFDQYLPLNGHASGSSTLPTDHSHGQAPAASGSYTSSYSHAGANGSAWSRKNTMSTSSPSTSEVGQHRLHIKTEQLSPSHYSEHSHGSPSHSDYSSYNSQACVTSATSAASAAASFSSSQCDYTDLQSSNYYNPYSGYPSSLYQYPYFHSSRRPYGSPILNSLSMAPAHSPTASSWDQPVYTTLSRP; this comes from the exons atgttaaaaatgacagAGGAGCATGACAAGTGTGTCAGCGACCAACCGTGCAGCCCATCGGGCACAAACAGCTCCATGTCTCAGGACGAGTCCGACTCCGATGCTCCGTCCTCACCTACAGGCTCCGACGGCCAAGTGTCTCTGCTCAGAGGTTTGGGCAAGAAGCTGGACTCCGAGGATGACGACCGGTTTCCAGCTTGCATACGGGACGCCGTCTCTCAGGTCCTTAAGGGATACGACTGGTCCTTGGTGCCTATGCCCGTAAGAGGAAACGGATCATTGAAGAATAAACCTCACGTCAAGAGACCCATGAATGCCTTCATGGTCTGGGCGCAAGCGGCCCGCAGGAAGCTGGCGGATCAGTATCCACACCTGCACAACGCCGAGCTGAGCAAGACGCTGGGGAAACTGTGGCG ttTGCTTTCAGAGAGTGAAAAGAGGCCATTTGTAGATGAAGCGGAGAGGCTTCGGGTTCAGCACAAGAAAGATCATCCAGACTACAAGTACCAGCCTCGGCGACGGAAGAATGTAAAGCCAGGCCAGAGTGACTCAGACTCAGGAGCAGAGCTGGCTCATCACATCTATAAAGCTGAACCAGGGATGGGAGGACTTGCAGGCATGACTGATGGACAccaccaccctgaacatgcaG GGCAGCCCCATGGTCCCCCAACACCTCCCACGACCCCCAAAACAGACCTGCACCATGGGGTGAAGCAGGATCTGAAACACGAAGGCCGTCGCCTCGTTGACAGCAGCAGGCAAAACATTGACTTCAGCAACGTTGACATCTCTGAGCTCAGCACTGATGTCATCAGCAACATGGAGACCTTCGATGTGCATGAGTTTGACCAGTACCTCCCGCTTAATGGCCACGCCTCCGGCTCCTCCACCCTGCCCACAGACCATAGCCATGGGCAGGCTCCAGCGGCCAGTGGCTCTTACACTTCCTCATACAGCCATGCAGGGGCCAATGGATCAGCGTGGAGCCGCAAGAACACCATGTCCACCTCTTCACCCTCCACCAGCGAGGTGGGCCAGCACCGGCTCCACATTAAAACTGAGCAACTGAGCCCCAGCCACTACAGCGAGCACTCCCACGGGTCACCCTCCCACTCTGATTACAGCTCCTACAATAGCCAGGCCTGTGTCACCTCGGCCACATCAGCTGCCTCGGCCGCAGCCTCTTTCTCCAGCTCCCAGTGTGACTATACTGACCTCCAGAGCTCCAACTATTACAACCCTTACTCTGGCTACCCCTCTAGCCTCTACCAGTACCCTTACTTCCACTCATCCAGGCGGCCCTATGGCAGCCCGATTCTCAACAGCCTGTCCATGGCTCCTGCCCACAGCCCTACTGCTTCCAGCTGGGACCAGCCCGTCTACACCACACTGTCTAGACCTTAA